The Montipora foliosa isolate CH-2021 chromosome 1, ASM3666993v2, whole genome shotgun sequence genome has a window encoding:
- the LOC138005033 gene encoding collagen triple helix repeat-containing protein 1-like → MFWLPLAILMSLCFAAKGSDSNTNDTETQSAYCTNCPSCGMPGIPGIPGIPGQAGSTGLPGARGPPGGKGDEGAQGKQGPRGGKGDKGDTGRQGLPGPQGPQGLQGPAGSLSRSWKQCIFKSINDEKDTGLLRECIFKKTSDQTALQVYWDGNLRIYNCDNCCSRWYFTFNGAECSSPAAIDGTIYMRYGKGSRLQNIHRPRHIEGVCEKIHKGTVRVGFWVGRCSGFAAVADAYTGWNSVSRIYIEEIPPPQA, encoded by the exons ATGTTTTGGTTACCATTGGCAATTCTGATGTCTTTGTGTTTTGCGGCGAAAGGAAGTGACTCGAACACCAATGACACG GAGACTCAATCAGCCTACTGTACCAACTGCCCTAGTTGCGGCATGCCAGGAATTCCCGGGATTCCTGGAATCCCTGGACAAGCGGGATCCACTGGATTACCCGGAGCTAGGGGCCCCCCAGGAGGCAAAGGTGATGAAGGTGCTCAAGGAAAACAAGGTCCACGGGGAGGGAAGGGCGACAAAGGTGATACTGGAAGACAAGGTCTCCCTGGTCCTCAAGGACCACAAGGCCTCCAGGGCCCTGCAGGTTCATTGAGCCGTAGCTGGAAACAGTGCATCTTTAAGAGCATAAATGATGAAAAGGACACTGGATTGCTCAGG GAATGCATTTTCAAGAAAACGTCTGACCAAACTGCGCTGCAAGTGTACTGGGATGGGAATCTTCGCATATATAACTGTGATAATTGCTGCAGTCGATGGTATTTTACCTTCAACGGAGCAGAATGCTCATCCCCGGCAGCCATTGATGGCACGATCTACATGAGATATGGAAAGGGAAGCAGATTGCAAAATATACACCGCCCTCGCCACATTGAAGGAGTGTGCGAAAAAATTCACAAGGGCACGGTGCGCGTGGGATTCTGGGTCGGTCGGTGTTCTGGTTTCGCGGCTGTTGCGGATGCATACACTGGATGGAATTCAGTGTCCCGCATCTACATAGAAGAAATACCTCCCCCACAGGCATGA